The Kribbella shirazensis genomic interval CAGGGCGTCCAGCGGATCGCGGACCTGCTGGTCGAGCGCGGTCTCGCCGAGTACCGCCCGAACCCGGCCCATCGCCGGGCCAAGCTCCTCGCCTGTACTGAGGCCGGCTACTGGGCGATCCGCCAGATCTCGATCGCCCAGCACCCGTGGGCCGAAGACGTCGTCAAGTCCGTCGACCTCGACGACCTCCGGACGACGCTCACCACGATGCAGGCTCTGATCACCAAGCTGGAAGAAGCTTGATCGCGAGACTCCTCCCGTAGGTGTGCCGCGTGCTGAACGTCAAGCGGGTCCCGGTGACGGTGCGCGTCACGCGAACCCCGTCGACGGGAGCCGCGGGCTTCAGGTACTGCGCTTGCAGGTGGAGCGTGATCGTGTCGCGCTGCGTCGTGGGATCGGAGACGGCTACCTGCACGCTTCCGGTCTCACGACGGATGATCAGTGAAGCCGGACCGTCGACGGCCACCCCAGCAAGATGATGGACGCCGGGCGTGAAGGTGTTGGCGGTGGTGAGGCGCAGGCCCAGGTGCTCGATCGCCTGGAGCTTGGTCGTGTTGGACAGCAGGCGGATGCGCCCGTGCTGGTACGAACGCAGGACTGATTCTGTTGCGTTGGGCACCAATGTGTAGGCCAGCGAGCGCGCCGCACCGGCCGGCTGGCTCGTGGTGAGCGCGAAGACCTGCTTGGTGACCGCGGTGTCCGGGTTGGACGTGCGCACTACCCGGCGGCTGCGGGTGACGCTCTGGAGATCGACCGCGAGCTGGGTCGGTTGCAGGAAGTGGTACCCGACCGCGACGCTGCCGTTGGTGTAGCGCAGCCACTGCGGGTCGACTGTTCCAGCGCCGCTCCAGGCTTGACCGTCCCGTCGTACGCCGGTGATGGTCACCGGATCGGACGGGCCGGCGATGCGGGTGTCCAGGGTTGTCGTCACCGCACGGTCCGCGTCGCGGACGCCGGCGGCGAGGACGACGATCTCGTCGTCGAGCAGGAACCACGACTTGGTCGCCGACGCGTTCTTGTAGACCACGAAGTCGTCCGGCAGTACGTCGCGCGACGCGTACGCGAAGTCGTCCGACTGCACCCACCCGACCGCGCCGTACGCATCCAGCGTCGCGCCACCGGAGTACGCGTTGGTGCCGACCGGGAAGTAGACGTAGGTGTTCTGCGACTCCGATGAGGCCGTGAAGCCCAGCGCGGGGTTGTCGTAGTACGCCGTCCCGTACAGCTCCGGGATCGACTTCCGCGTCTCGACCGGCGCCGTGACCCCGGCCAGCGCGTACGGGGACACGGTGGTGAAGTAGTCGATGCCGAACGACTGCGCCTGGTCCTGACCGGCCAGGTACAGGTAGTGCGCGCCGTCGCCCTGGAACCACGGCATCAGGTTCTCGCCACTCATGTACTCGTACTTGCTGATCCGCTCGGAGTTCCGCGACAGCGCGAACGCGTACCCCGACCGCCGGTGCACCGTCCGGTCCATCGCGTTGAACGCCGTCGTACTCGCCGCCGGGTTGAGATCGGCCGGCACGATCGACGGATCCGCCTTGAGGTCCGCGAACCGCGCGATGCTGACCGGCGACGCGAAGCTGTTCGGGTTGATCGTCGGCTGCGCGGTGAACTTCGCGAAGGACTTCAGCCGGGCCGCGTCGTCGCCGGTCGCGTAGTCGGCCAGGTCGACGATCGCCTCCACGATCACCGCCACGTCGGCGTACCCGGTGGTGGTCCGGGACACCGCGCGGCCCTTGACGATCTCCATCATCCAGCCCTCGAAGATCAGCGGCGCGAACCCGTGCTCGACCCATCCCTGCACCACGCCGACGAGGTCGTCGCTCTGGGCGTACTCCGTCCCGGCGAGCACCTTGACGGTCTGCACGACCCTGCTGAGCAGGCCCTTCCCGTACGAGCCCGTGTAGGCGACCGAGGCGTGCTGGATGAACGAGCCGTCCGCGTAGTACCCGTCCGTGACGCCGTGCTGCAGGTTGTACGGGTCGACCGTGGCGAAGACGGTGAACTGGTCCTGCAGCGCCTTCCGGATCCGCGTGTCGTCGTTCAGCAGGGCGCCCTGGAGTACGCGGTTCGCGGTGATGTCGACGAGG includes:
- a CDS encoding MarR family winged helix-turn-helix transcriptional regulator; the protein is MTVPPREEWPKPGRQSEGGVVLTDVVLATFRLNARLMEAAQGLAAHGGLTAAWWQVLGGVLDEPRSVADVGRIMGVSRQGVQRIADLLVERGLAEYRPNPAHRRAKLLACTEAGYWAIRQISIAQHPWAEDVVKSVDLDDLRTTLTTMQALITKLEEA
- a CDS encoding polysaccharide lyase family 8 super-sandwich domain-containing protein; the protein is MELTRRHLLSFVPATALLTAVSPAPTAHAAKEVMTAGPSQLLTNAIAIYAGTPESNSRPEVAAKVTAMDNTARTWLTALDRAGAGELFAGLPLGTSDPNLSASYQHLYEIALAYRRPGPASDLQGNEQVRARIAEKLGWLHDNYYGDQSKGYYGNWFHWEIGISTYVSKTLALIDAPTDLITRYVASMDAYLRNGKDGDVDLDSRFHTGANLVDITANRVLQGALLNDDTRIRKALQDQFTVFATVDPYNLQHGVTDGYYADGSFIQHASVAYTGSYGKGLLSRVVQTVKVLAGTEYAQSDDLVGVVQGWVEHGFAPLIFEGWMMEIVKGRAVSRTTTGYADVAVIVEAIVDLADYATGDDAARLKSFAKFTAQPTINPNSFASPVSIARFADLKADPSIVPADLNPAASTTAFNAMDRTVHRRSGYAFALSRNSERISKYEYMSGENLMPWFQGDGAHYLYLAGQDQAQSFGIDYFTTVSPYALAGVTAPVETRKSIPELYGTAYYDNPALGFTASSESQNTYVYFPVGTNAYSGGATLDAYGAVGWVQSDDFAYASRDVLPDDFVVYKNASATKSWFLLDDEIVVLAAGVRDADRAVTTTLDTRIAGPSDPVTITGVRRDGQAWSGAGTVDPQWLRYTNGSVAVGYHFLQPTQLAVDLQSVTRSRRVVRTSNPDTAVTKQVFALTTSQPAGAARSLAYTLVPNATESVLRSYQHGRIRLLSNTTKLQAIEHLGLRLTTANTFTPGVHHLAGVAVDGPASLIIRRETGSVQVAVSDPTTQRDTITLHLQAQYLKPAAPVDGVRVTRTVTGTRLTFSTRHTYGRSLAIKLLPAW